One Lepus europaeus isolate LE1 chromosome 7, mLepTim1.pri, whole genome shotgun sequence DNA segment encodes these proteins:
- the LOC133763832 gene encoding LOW QUALITY PROTEIN: T-cell ecto-ADP-ribosyltransferase 2-like (The sequence of the model RefSeq protein was modified relative to this genomic sequence to represent the inferred CDS: substituted 1 base at 1 genomic stop codon) gives MACLLHKAVHVFVLARWLTPQVTGQGQPVQLDLASDAFDDQXEGCVEQMEKMAPQLLEEELQVNKDFGVQWAKAETQWNQIKNKISHSSKLSDFQGTALVAYTGVTAKDFNSAVREFFPNQWNFQSKAFHYYLTRVLQLLATGECQRVYRGSHTRFSYSGLGNVRFGQFTSSSLSQNVATSSVFLGENRTLIIITSCLGVDIKAFSVYPREEEVLIPGYEVYQKVSVSREANKKYNVILLESPKKMMSNFNCFYTER, from the exons ATGGCATGTCTTCTACACAAAGCTGTTCACGTCTTCGTGCTGGCTCGGTGGCTGACGCCGCAG GTGACTGGCCAGGGGCAGCCAGTCCAGCTGGACTTGGCTTCCGATGCATTTGATGATCAGTAGGAGGGCTGTGTAGAGCAAATGGAGAAGATGGCACCCCAGCTGTTAGAGGAAGAGCTGCAGGTGAATAAAGACTTCGGAGTTCAATGGGCAAAGGCGGAGACACAGTGGAACcagataaagaataaaataagccaTTCCTCCAAATTAAGTGATTTCCAGGGAACGGCTCTAGTGGCCTACACTGGGGTCACAGCGAAGGATTTTAATAGTGCCGTAAGAGAATTCTTTCCGAATCAATGGAACTTTCAGTCTAAAGCCTTCCATTATTATCTGACAAGAGTGCTTCAGCTTCTCGCGACAGGGGAGTGCCAGAGAGTGTACAGAGGCTCTCACACCCGGTTCTCTTACAGCGGGTTGGGAAATGTACGCTTTGGGCAATTTACTTCATCATCTTTGAGTCAAAATGTAGCTACTTCTTCAGTGTTTCTTGGTGAAAACAGGACCCTGATTATCATCACATCATGCCTGGGGGTTGATATCAAAGCATTCTCTGTGTATCCTCGCGAAGAGGAAGTGCTGATTCCAGGGTATGAAGTGTATCAGAAAGTCTCCGTGTCTAGAGAAGctaacaaaaaatataatgtgaTTTTGCTGGAATCTCCCAAAAAAATGATGAGTAACTTCAATTGCTTCTACACTGAAAG GTGA